In a single window of the Pseudomonas entomophila genome:
- the dnaQ gene encoding DNA polymerase III subunit epsilon: MEQQQDQRLVILDTETTGMPVGDGHRIIEIGCVEVMGRRLTGRHFHVYLQPDRESDEGAIGVHGITDAFLVGKPRFGDVAQEFFEFIEGATLVIHNAAFDVGFINNEFALLGQHDRADISQHCSILDTLMMARSRHPGQRNSLDALCKRYGIDNSGRELHGALLDSELLADVYLAMTGGQTSLSLAGDGAQSEDGQGGTGSEIRRITGRAAGRVILANEEELEAHAERLAAIAKSAGGPAMWQVLMETPAS; this comes from the coding sequence GTGGAGCAGCAGCAAGATCAACGGCTGGTCATTCTCGATACCGAAACCACCGGTATGCCGGTGGGCGATGGCCATCGCATCATCGAGATCGGTTGCGTCGAGGTCATGGGCCGGCGCCTGACCGGGCGGCACTTCCACGTCTACCTGCAACCGGACCGCGAGAGTGACGAGGGTGCCATCGGCGTCCACGGCATCACCGACGCCTTCCTGGTCGGCAAGCCGCGCTTCGGTGACGTGGCCCAGGAGTTCTTCGAGTTCATCGAGGGCGCCACCCTGGTCATCCACAACGCGGCGTTCGACGTCGGCTTCATCAACAATGAGTTCGCCCTGCTGGGCCAGCACGACCGCGCCGATATCTCGCAGCACTGCAGCATCCTCGACACCCTGATGATGGCGCGCTCGCGCCACCCAGGGCAGCGCAACAGCCTTGACGCGTTGTGCAAACGCTACGGTATCGACAACTCCGGCCGTGAACTGCACGGCGCATTGCTCGACTCGGAACTGCTGGCCGACGTCTACCTGGCGATGACCGGGGGGCAGACCAGCCTGTCGCTGGCGGGCGATGGCGCGCAGAGTGAGGACGGGCAGGGTGGTACGGGCAGTGAGATCCGTCGGATTACGGGGCGTGCGGCCGGGCGGGTGATCCTGGCCAATGAAGAAGAACTGGAAGCACACGCCGAGCGGTTGGCGGCCATCGCCAAATCGGCGGGTGGGCCGGCGATGTGGCAGGTGTTGATGGAGACGCCCGCCAGCTGA
- the rnhA gene encoding ribonuclease HI, whose protein sequence is MSDSVEIYTDGACKGNPGPGGWGVLMVFKGVEKELWGGERETTNNRMELMAAIEGLKALKRECEVVLTTDSQYVMKGINEWMVNWKKRGWKTAAKEPVKNADLWMALDEQVNRHKVTWKWVRGHIGHPGNERADQLANRGVDEVRAQR, encoded by the coding sequence ATGAGCGATAGCGTCGAGATCTACACCGATGGTGCCTGCAAGGGCAACCCTGGCCCGGGTGGCTGGGGTGTGCTGATGGTTTTCAAGGGCGTCGAGAAGGAGCTGTGGGGCGGCGAGCGCGAGACCACCAACAACCGCATGGAGCTGATGGCCGCGATCGAAGGCCTGAAGGCACTCAAGCGCGAGTGCGAGGTGGTGTTGACCACCGACTCCCAGTACGTGATGAAGGGCATCAACGAGTGGATGGTCAACTGGAAGAAGCGTGGCTGGAAGACCGCCGCGAAGGAACCGGTGAAGAACGCCGACTTGTGGATGGCCCTCGATGAACAGGTCAACCGGCACAAGGTGACCTGGAAGTGGGTGCGTGGGCATATCGGCCATCCGGGCAACGAGCGGGCCGACCAGTTAGCCAACCGGGGTGTCGACGAGGTTCGGGCGCAGCGTTGA
- a CDS encoding class I SAM-dependent methyltransferase encodes MTDQAFAQADPDWVELISLARDWFEGPLGQLMLKEEETLLEEELRRFFGGYLVHYGPCAEPPPSAPQVQRNVRLGAPLPGVEIVCEEQAWPLSEHAADVVVLQHGLDFSLSPHGLLREAASAVRPGGHLLIVGINPWSGWGIRHLFSHGALRKARCISPSRVGDWLNLLGFALEKRRFGCYRPPLASPAWQQRLAGWERVAGSWQSAGGGVYLLVARKMVVGLRPLRLERREPMGKLLPLPLAKVNRTVSNPDTDKH; translated from the coding sequence ATGACCGACCAAGCCTTCGCCCAGGCCGACCCTGACTGGGTCGAACTGATCAGCCTGGCCCGCGACTGGTTCGAGGGCCCTCTTGGGCAGTTGATGCTCAAGGAAGAGGAAACGTTGCTCGAAGAAGAGCTGCGGCGTTTTTTCGGCGGTTACCTCGTGCACTACGGCCCCTGTGCCGAACCTCCGCCCAGCGCACCGCAGGTGCAGCGCAACGTACGCCTGGGGGCGCCGCTGCCGGGGGTGGAGATCGTCTGCGAGGAGCAGGCCTGGCCGCTCTCGGAGCACGCCGCCGACGTGGTGGTGTTGCAACATGGCCTGGACTTCAGCCTTTCACCCCACGGGCTGCTGCGCGAGGCCGCCAGCGCCGTGCGTCCTGGCGGCCACCTGCTGATCGTCGGGATCAACCCCTGGAGTGGCTGGGGCATTCGCCACCTCTTCAGCCATGGCGCCTTGCGCAAGGCCCGTTGCATCTCGCCGTCGCGGGTTGGCGACTGGCTCAACCTGCTGGGCTTCGCGCTGGAGAAACGCCGTTTCGGGTGTTATCGTCCGCCGCTTGCCTCGCCCGCCTGGCAGCAGCGCCTGGCGGGTTGGGAGCGGGTAGCCGGGAGCTGGCAGAGTGCCGGCGGCGGCGTCTACCTGCTGGTGGCGCGCAAGATGGTGGTCGGCCTGCGGCCCCTGCGCCTGGAGCGCCGCGAGCCCATGGGCAAGTTGCTGCCGCTGCCGCTGGCCAAGGTCAACCGCACGGTGAGCAACCCCGATACTGACAAGCACTGA
- the gloB gene encoding hydroxyacylglutathione hydrolase: protein MIQIDALPAFSDNYIWLLQDTANRRCAVVDPGDAAPVLAWLGKHPDWVLEAILVTHHHHDHVGGVEALKHATGAKVFGPANEHIPARDIALVDGAQAHVLGLAFEVLAMPGHTLGHIAYYTAQSPTPLLFSGDTLFAAGCGRLFEGTPEQMHQSLQRLAALPEQTQVYCAHEYTLSNLRFAKAVEPHSEPVQQRFEAVTRLRADNRISLPSTIGIERQTNPFLRTAEISVKQKADEWKGHSNPTQASVFAALRSWKDVF from the coding sequence ATGATACAGATCGACGCCCTACCCGCTTTCTCCGACAACTACATCTGGTTGTTACAGGATACTGCCAATCGCCGCTGCGCGGTGGTCGACCCTGGCGACGCCGCCCCGGTGCTCGCTTGGCTGGGCAAGCATCCCGACTGGGTGCTGGAAGCGATTCTCGTCACCCACCATCACCACGACCACGTCGGTGGCGTCGAGGCGCTGAAGCACGCCACCGGCGCCAAGGTGTTCGGCCCGGCCAACGAGCACATCCCAGCCCGCGACATCGCCCTCGTGGACGGCGCCCAGGCACACGTGCTGGGCCTGGCGTTCGAAGTTCTGGCCATGCCCGGCCACACCCTCGGGCACATCGCCTATTACACTGCGCAATCGCCCACGCCGCTACTGTTCAGCGGCGACACCCTGTTCGCCGCCGGCTGCGGGCGCCTGTTCGAAGGCACCCCGGAGCAGATGCACCAGTCGCTGCAGCGCCTGGCCGCCCTGCCCGAGCAGACCCAGGTGTACTGCGCCCACGAGTACACCCTGAGCAACCTGCGCTTTGCCAAGGCCGTCGAGCCGCACAGCGAGCCTGTGCAACAACGCTTCGAAGCCGTCACCCGACTGCGTGCCGACAACCGCATCAGCCTGCCTTCGACCATCGGCATCGAGCGCCAGACGAATCCATTTCTTCGCACAGCTGAAATATCCGTTAAACAAAAAGCAGACGAATGGAAGGGGCATTCCAACCCCACCCAAGCCTCTGTTTTTGCTGCCTTGAGGTCTTGGAAAGACGTCTTTTGA
- a CDS encoding lytic transglycosylase domain-containing protein: MSSRSRRTSHSVALTRLAQISALALAATLVGCQSTRQLDEADSVRAHNYQARIKHKPAPLAVKPKEQAPPQDVWERMRQGFALQDGIDVNPRIEQQRLWFASNPSFLENAGERGSLYLHYIVERLEERDMPLELALLPAIESAYNPMAYSRAHAAGMWQFIPSTGRHFNLRQTNFYDGRRDITASTNAALDYLNRLHDMFNGDWLLALAAYNAGEGTVSRAIERNERLGLPTDYWNLPLPQETRDYVPKLLALSQVVSTPDAYGVNLNPIANEPYFEAVAINDRLDLSRVAAFADIDEDELIQLNPAFKKRMTVDGPQQLLVPTAKAQLLTDRMSNLKPEELVSLQPNKAVFQAALAENKAPASRSYRVKRGDNLGSIAKANRVAVKDIQRWNRLSGKGVKVGQVLALRGGNAPSPSANRSADSKQRATQYKVRQGDSYYLVAKRFNVEMKHLKRWNPRSGHALKPGQTLTVYLSH, translated from the coding sequence ATGTCTTCCCGTAGCCGCAGAACCTCTCATTCGGTCGCTTTGACGCGACTGGCCCAGATCAGTGCACTGGCGCTGGCCGCCACCCTGGTCGGCTGCCAGAGCACCCGTCAGCTCGACGAAGCAGACAGCGTTCGCGCGCACAACTACCAGGCGCGGATCAAGCACAAGCCCGCGCCGCTGGCAGTCAAGCCGAAGGAACAGGCCCCACCCCAGGACGTCTGGGAGCGCATGCGCCAGGGCTTCGCCCTGCAGGACGGCATCGACGTGAACCCGCGCATCGAACAGCAGCGCCTGTGGTTCGCCAGCAACCCGTCGTTCCTCGAGAACGCCGGCGAGCGCGGCAGCCTCTACCTGCACTACATCGTCGAGCGCCTCGAAGAGCGCGACATGCCGCTGGAGCTCGCGCTGCTGCCGGCCATCGAGAGCGCCTACAACCCAATGGCGTATTCGCGGGCGCATGCCGCCGGCATGTGGCAGTTCATCCCGTCCACCGGGCGCCACTTCAACCTGCGCCAGACGAATTTCTACGACGGCCGCCGCGACATTACCGCGTCAACCAACGCCGCGCTGGACTATCTCAACCGTCTGCACGACATGTTCAACGGCGACTGGCTGCTGGCCCTGGCCGCCTACAACGCCGGCGAAGGCACCGTCAGCCGCGCCATCGAGCGCAACGAACGGCTCGGCCTGCCCACCGACTACTGGAACCTGCCGCTGCCGCAGGAAACCCGCGACTACGTGCCCAAGCTGTTGGCCCTGTCGCAGGTGGTCAGCACACCGGATGCCTACGGCGTCAACCTCAACCCAATCGCCAACGAGCCCTACTTCGAAGCCGTCGCCATCAACGACCGCCTCGACCTGTCGCGCGTGGCGGCCTTCGCCGACATCGACGAAGACGAGCTGATCCAGCTCAACCCCGCCTTCAAGAAGCGCATGACCGTGGACGGCCCGCAGCAACTGCTGGTGCCCACCGCCAAGGCGCAACTGCTGACCGACCGCATGTCCAACCTCAAGCCCGAGGAGCTGGTCAGCCTGCAACCGAACAAGGCCGTGTTCCAGGCCGCGCTGGCTGAGAACAAGGCGCCGGCTTCGCGCAGCTACCGGGTCAAGCGTGGCGACAACCTGGGCAGCATCGCCAAGGCCAACCGCGTGGCGGTCAAGGATATCCAGCGTTGGAACCGCCTGTCCGGCAAGGGCGTGAAGGTCGGCCAGGTACTGGCCCTGCGCGGCGGCAATGCCCCCAGCCCATCGGCCAACCGCAGCGCCGATTCGAAGCAGCGCGCCACCCAGTACAAGGTGCGCCAGGGCGATTCGTACTACCTCGTCGCCAAACGTTTCAATGTCGAGATGAAGCACCTCAAGCGCTGGAACCCACGCAGCGGGCATGCCCTCAAGCCAGGCCAGACCCTGACCGTCTACCTGTCGCATTGA
- a CDS encoding extracellular solute-binding protein, whose amino-acid sequence MIRPLLLSLSLALSFPAVAMVSESHGYAQFGTLKYPATFTHFDWVNPQAPKGGTLRAMAFGTFDTLNPYTFKGSSPVTTPNFLQYGISELNETLMVGTGMYDPSGDEPTSSYGLIARSVEYSEDRSWVVFNLRPEARFHDGTPITSADVAFSYRTLLKDGHPIYRTNLQEVARVDILNPLRIRFVFKRAGNPLLILRLGEMPVLPKHYWAKRDFKATTFEPPLGSGPYRITEVQPGRRLVFERVKDYWGKDLAVNRGKYNFNRVEYEFYRDATVAFEAFKAGEFDIYIEHQAKNWANGYTFPAVRRGEVIKAQIPHQIPTQTQGLFMNSRRATFSDPRVRQALGLMLDFEWTNRALFNSAYRRATSYYPNSEFTASGLPTGKEWLLLKPFRDQLPEKLFTQPYQVSHTDGSGISRPALRQALALFAQAGWKLNGQRLVDSKGQQLRMELLLVNPNLERILQPYVENLASIGIDARLRTVDRAQYKQRLDQFDFDMILMTLNQTLSPGLEQWLYFHSSQAATKGSKNYAGVKDPVVDHLLDTLLAARSRDDQIAAARALDRVLSWQYYMIPNWYLDNHRLAYRNRFAFVTTPPYTLGLNSWWIKKTSEKAK is encoded by the coding sequence TTGATACGTCCCCTCCTGCTGTCCCTCAGCCTGGCCTTGAGCTTCCCCGCCGTCGCGATGGTGAGCGAAAGCCACGGATACGCGCAGTTCGGCACGCTCAAGTACCCGGCCACCTTCACCCACTTCGACTGGGTCAACCCGCAAGCCCCGAAAGGCGGCACCTTGCGGGCCATGGCGTTCGGCACCTTCGACACGCTCAACCCTTACACCTTCAAGGGTTCGAGCCCGGTCACCACGCCCAACTTCCTGCAGTACGGCATCAGCGAACTGAACGAGACGCTGATGGTCGGCACCGGCATGTACGACCCTTCGGGCGACGAACCCACCTCCAGCTACGGCCTGATCGCCCGCTCCGTCGAGTACAGCGAGGACCGCAGCTGGGTGGTGTTCAACCTGCGCCCCGAGGCACGCTTCCATGACGGCACGCCAATCACCTCGGCCGACGTCGCCTTCAGTTACCGAACCCTGCTCAAGGACGGCCACCCGATCTACCGCACCAACCTGCAGGAAGTGGCCCGCGTCGATATCCTCAACCCCCTGCGCATCCGCTTCGTGTTCAAGCGCGCCGGCAACCCGCTGCTGATCCTGCGCCTGGGCGAGATGCCGGTGCTGCCCAAGCACTACTGGGCAAAGCGCGACTTCAAGGCCACCACCTTCGAACCGCCGCTGGGCAGCGGCCCCTACCGCATCACCGAGGTGCAACCGGGCCGACGCCTGGTGTTCGAGCGGGTAAAGGACTACTGGGGCAAGGACCTGGCCGTGAACCGCGGCAAGTACAACTTCAACCGTGTCGAATACGAGTTCTACCGCGACGCCACCGTGGCCTTCGAAGCCTTCAAGGCCGGTGAATTCGACATCTATATCGAGCACCAGGCGAAGAATTGGGCCAACGGCTACACCTTCCCCGCCGTGCGCCGGGGCGAGGTGATTAAAGCGCAGATCCCGCACCAGATCCCCACGCAAACCCAAGGCCTGTTCATGAACAGCCGCCGCGCCACCTTCAGCGACCCACGGGTGCGCCAGGCGCTGGGCCTGATGCTCGACTTCGAGTGGACCAACCGCGCCCTGTTCAACAGCGCCTACCGGCGCGCCACCAGCTACTACCCCAACAGCGAGTTCACCGCCAGCGGCCTGCCCACCGGCAAAGAGTGGCTACTGCTCAAGCCGTTCCGTGACCAACTGCCCGAAAAGCTGTTCACCCAGCCCTACCAGGTCAGCCATACCGACGGCAGCGGCATCAGCCGCCCGGCCCTGCGCCAGGCCCTCGCCCTGTTCGCCCAGGCCGGCTGGAAACTCAACGGCCAGCGCCTGGTGGACAGCAAGGGCCAGCAGTTGCGTATGGAGCTGTTGCTGGTGAACCCGAACCTCGAACGCATCCTGCAACCTTATGTCGAAAATCTGGCCAGTATCGGTATCGATGCACGCTTGCGTACCGTCGACCGCGCCCAGTACAAACAACGGCTCGACCAGTTCGACTTCGACATGATCCTGATGACCCTGAACCAGACCCTGAGCCCTGGCCTCGAGCAATGGTTGTATTTCCACTCCAGCCAGGCCGCCACCAAGGGCAGCAAGAACTATGCTGGCGTGAAGGACCCGGTGGTCGACCACCTGCTCGACACCCTGCTCGCCGCCCGCAGCCGCGATGACCAGATTGCCGCCGCGCGCGCCCTGGACCGCGTGCTCTCATGGCAGTACTACATGATCCCCAACTGGTACCTCGACAATCACCGCCTGGCCTACCGCAACCGGTTCGCCTTCGTCACCACGCCGCCCTACACCCTCGGGCTGAACAGCTGGTGGATCAAGAAGACTTCGGAGAAAGCCAAATGA